CGGTGAGATTTCTCAGGTCGTTAAGCGTTCCATATTCTGAACTTACAGCCTTGTAATCTTTGACGGAGTAAGGCGAGTTCACCGAATTAACCTGGCCGATCGGATGAATTGGCATTAACCAGATAACATTTACCCCCAGATCTTCTATATGGTCTATCTTATTGATAATGCCCTGGATATCGCCGGTAGAGCTGAAAGCCCGCAGGTTGATCTCGTACATGATGATGTCTTCGGTATCGGGAACATCTTCGAAAGGAACACCATATTGCTCATATTCGGTGGTCTCGTTATTGTCGTCAGGTGGAACTTTTTCATCATCCTTCTTACAAGCCAATAACCCGGCAAGGATGAATGAGAAAATCAACGATTTAAAAAATATGTTCATTCAGTGAAGTTTTTGAGTGCATTGCAAAGATAAGTTTTGTTTGATGGGTTTTTGCTTTAGTGGTTTAAGATCGTTTAATTTCTTTGCTGGCGGATTCGCCTTACCGAATATGCAGGCGCTATGGTTGGCTGCTGCGTTGAAGTCTTATTTTTGCTAAAGGCTGTCAATGTTTTCTTATCATTTTTACCGAAAACCATCCGAGCAACAATATGATGATGGTCATGATTGCCCACAGCCAGGTTTTGTTTTTGAAAAGCGGGTCTGCCAAAGGGATTTCCTCTTTTTCTGTTTTCAGTTCGTCACCCAATTCCAATGTTGTCAGATTCATCGGAATGTCGTCAGAAAAACGGTCTATGTCGTAATAGGGTTTTGCTGCTGTTTTATTTCCGTAGGTCATAAAGTAAGTAGCTTTTTCGGTAAATCGAACCAGCAACTCGTGTACATATCCTTTTACATGTATTGTGTCAATGGTCAAAGGTTGATTGTTTTGATTGTGAATGATGATTTTTAGTTTTTGAAGAGTGGTACTGTTAAACTTAAATTCAACTTTTTCCATCGAATTCAATGTCTCAGTTGTCAATGTGCGATAATAGTACTTCCAGCCTTGTTCTGTTTTGATGCTGTCAGCTAGATACTTTATTGTCACTGGCCGGTAATAGTCGAACGAATCTTTAACATCAATTTTCAAATGGCTTACGGGAACAGGCAACTGTAATTCAAGATCGATTTCGGTTTGCCTGAGCTCCCTATTCTCCTTTAAATCAAATTTTTTGATCGTGCAATTTCTAAATCTTCCGTCTGTAATTTCTTGTTGTACAATACTTGCGAAGGTCAGCTCAGGTTTTTCCTGGCTGTCAATAAGCAGTCGGAAATACCGGTAGTTTGAACCTGGAAAAGTCAACCTGGTAAACTGAAAGTCAGTTATCTCGTTTTTTATAGACAGGATCCGGTAATTCTCAGCAACTGTAAACCAGTCATTCTGATTTTGACTGCCTTCAAGTTTGATTTGCCAATCAAAATTTTTCTGACCAAATTCCAGGTTGATCTGGTTGATTGGTTCTGTCGCCGGAATTTCAAAAGTGAAAGAATAGCCCTTTTCGTTATGAGAGGTGTTGAGTGTGTTAAATTCAACCTCCCTGCTGGATGTTTTTTCAGATGCTACTCGAAGTAAATATGGAGCTTCAACTGTGTCATGATTTGCCGTTATTCCGAAGATCCTGATGTCGGTTAAGTCCTGTGTAATTTTCCCAAAAACTTCGTCGGGCAGAATAATTTTATGCCATTGCCCTGAAATTCCCTTTAACTCTCGTTTGTAGTCGTACTCTTTTATTTGCCCATAAGAAAATGAGTAGGCTAAAAAGAGTAAACAAGCTAATAGTTTAACCCTCAATTTCATTTGATATGATATGTTTGTACTTATTGTATAAAAATGAAATGATTAACAGCAACACACCCAACGACACAAACACGATTGTTTTTGAAATGGTATCAAGATGTGAAATATCATAGAAAAACAGCTTTAAAAGGGTAACACCAAACAATGCAATCGCTCCGATTCGCAATGGTTTGTTTTTTTTCCATAATCCTAAAGCAATCAGGAAAAGTGAATAGATTCCCCATAGGATGCTTAATCCAAGCTTATAAGATTGTGTTGATTCGGCTATGTCCATCCAGTGAATTAATTCGCTGCTTGCAATCCACAAGAGAGAAGTATGTAGCAGAAAGTCAAAAGCCATTTTGAAGTCCCTTTGCATAAAATCCCGGCGGATGTTTTTATAACAAGTAAAAAGTGTCAAAGCAACAAAACCTAATGAAACGTATCTTATCCCAATGTTGAAAAAACCTCTTTGATAATATTGCAATAAAGTCCTATCCAAATAGCTTTCCCTTAGTTCACTGAGGGCATAAAGCCCTTGAATTAAAAATACAAAAAGTGTCAACGCAATTAAACCAAGGTTAATCAAGCCCAATTGTTGATTTTTAAATTTTCTGAGATTCACAATGGAGAGGATGGAAACGAAAAGCAGGGAATAATTGATGATCCAAATGGTTTTAAATTCATTCAAATCATAATTCCAATAATAGTAAGTATTTTGCGGGTCTTCCGAATTAATGACAAGTGCAGAATCTGTATAAAGTTGATTCCAGTAAGTAGCGATCTCCATGCGGAATGCATAGTAAAGCGTGACAAGCAGAAGTGCCGGAACAGCAAAAGA
Above is a genomic segment from Bacteroidales bacterium containing:
- a CDS encoding DUF3999 family protein, with amino-acid sequence MKLRVKLLACLLFLAYSFSYGQIKEYDYKRELKGISGQWHKIILPDEVFGKITQDLTDIRIFGITANHDTVEAPYLLRVASEKTSSREVEFNTLNTSHNEKGYSFTFEIPATEPINQINLEFGQKNFDWQIKLEGSQNQNDWFTVAENYRILSIKNEITDFQFTRLTFPGSNYRYFRLLIDSQEKPELTFASIVQQEITDGRFRNCTIKKFDLKENRELRQTEIDLELQLPVPVSHLKIDVKDSFDYYRPVTIKYLADSIKTEQGWKYYYRTLTTETLNSMEKVEFKFNSTTLQKLKIIIHNQNNQPLTIDTIHVKGYVHELLVRFTEKATYFMTYGNKTAAKPYYDIDRFSDDIPMNLTTLELGDELKTEKEEIPLADPLFKNKTWLWAIMTIIILLLGWFSVKMIRKH